A genomic window from Pseudomonas cavernicola includes:
- a CDS encoding DUF58 domain-containing protein has protein sequence MIALLKTRWRRWLVRRIPPAASVQLTQRRIFIIPTRIGAAFGLALGLMLLAAINYQNSLAYGLTFLLASVFIVAILHTYRNLAGLTLQAAGSATLFVGELARFRVRLVSSGRAHQAIALGWPSAELQTLDVAQEGVSECELSWPALHRGWLRPGRLRVESRFPLGILVAWSWVDLDQALLVYPCPLAGELPLAAGARADDEDDGARTLGLGADDFQGLKSYQPGDSKRRLHWKAYSRGQGLLVKDFAALAGRELWLDFAALEGDVEARLSLLCHWVLQLSERQQPFALSLPGSVLAPDSGDSHRSACLRALALFGELPLSQPSSERRGQVGRILDRRLGRP, from the coding sequence TTGATTGCGCTGTTGAAAACACGCTGGCGGCGCTGGTTGGTGCGACGGATTCCGCCAGCGGCCAGTGTGCAATTGACTCAGCGGCGGATCTTTATCATTCCGACCCGCATCGGCGCCGCGTTCGGTTTGGCACTGGGGCTGATGCTGCTGGCCGCGATCAATTACCAGAACAGCCTGGCGTATGGCCTGACCTTCCTGTTGGCCTCGGTATTTATCGTCGCCATCCTGCATACCTACCGCAATCTGGCGGGCCTGACGCTGCAGGCCGCGGGAAGCGCGACACTGTTTGTCGGTGAGTTGGCGCGTTTTCGCGTGCGTCTGGTCAGTAGTGGCCGCGCACATCAAGCCATCGCCCTGGGCTGGCCGTCGGCCGAACTACAGACGCTGGATGTGGCGCAAGAGGGCGTCAGCGAGTGCGAACTGAGCTGGCCGGCGCTGCACCGTGGTTGGCTGCGGCCTGGTCGCTTGCGGGTGGAAAGTCGCTTCCCATTGGGCATTCTGGTGGCCTGGAGTTGGGTCGATCTGGATCAGGCACTGCTGGTCTATCCATGTCCGCTCGCGGGTGAATTGCCGCTGGCCGCCGGTGCCCGTGCGGACGATGAGGATGACGGTGCGCGAACCCTCGGGCTTGGCGCGGATGACTTCCAAGGTTTGAAAAGCTATCAGCCCGGCGACTCCAAGCGCCGTTTGCACTGGAAGGCCTATTCCCGGGGGCAGGGTTTGCTGGTCAAAGATTTTGCGGCGCTGGCCGGGCGTGAGCTGTGGCTGGACTTCGCAGCTCTGGAGGGTGACGTGGAGGCGCGCCTGTCGCTGCTTTGCCACTGGGTCTTGCAACTGTCCGAGCGCCAACAACCCTTCGCGCTCAGCCTGCCTGGTAGCGTGCTGGCGCCGGATAGCGGCGATAGCCATCGCTCAGCCTGCCTGCGCGCCTTGGCATTATTCGGGGAGCTTCCTCTCAGCCAACCCTCTTCGGAGCGGAGGGGGCAAGTCGGCAGGATCCTCGACCGGCGGTTAGGTCGGCCATGA
- a CDS encoding class I SAM-dependent methyltransferase, which translates to MSCPKPLVRLAPITSGLVQRNPKILLGGNHQPTLLRYLDGWPKRWHGSRTFLIQFSRDDESLARFAADSFDLAVVQAPTAERLQEVVRELTRVARQGLITRR; encoded by the coding sequence ATGAGCTGTCCTAAGCCTCTGGTACGTCTGGCCCCGATCACTTCCGGGTTGGTTCAACGCAATCCGAAAATCCTTCTCGGCGGCAATCACCAGCCGACATTGCTGCGTTATCTCGATGGCTGGCCGAAGCGCTGGCATGGATCACGCACTTTCCTGATCCAATTTTCTCGCGATGACGAGTCGCTGGCGCGCTTCGCGGCCGACAGTTTCGACTTGGCAGTGGTGCAGGCGCCGACTGCCGAGCGTTTGCAGGAAGTCGTGCGGGAACTGACGCGTGTGGCACGGCAGGGGTTGATTACCCGGCGCTAA
- a CDS encoding DoxX family protein — translation MKNLIKSMLSTHAGYGITLLRVATGLTFAAHGSQKLFAWFGGYGLVGVGQWMESVGITPGYQMALLAGSVEFFGGLALVIGLLVRPAAIALAVAMLVAVLTVHWLNGFFITANGFEYAMILAMISAVLLIEGAGKLSLDRRIAS, via the coding sequence ATGAAAAACCTGATCAAATCCATGCTTTCTACTCATGCGGGCTATGGCATTACCCTTCTTCGCGTGGCCACCGGCCTGACCTTCGCCGCTCATGGCTCGCAGAAGTTGTTCGCATGGTTTGGGGGCTACGGCCTGGTGGGCGTCGGTCAGTGGATGGAGAGCGTGGGTATCACGCCCGGTTACCAGATGGCGTTGTTGGCCGGTAGTGTGGAGTTCTTCGGCGGCCTGGCATTGGTGATTGGTTTGTTGGTGCGCCCGGCAGCGATTGCTCTGGCAGTAGCGATGCTGGTGGCGGTGTTGACTGTGCATTGGCTCAACGGCTTCTTTATCACCGCGAATGGCTTTGAGTACGCGATGATCCTGGCGATGATCAGTGCAGTACTGCTGATCGAAGGGGCTGGCAAGCTGTCGCTAGATCGTCGTATCGCCAGCTGA
- a CDS encoding triacylglycerol lipase → MNNNKTLLALCLASGLLISSQADAGLFGSSGYTQTKYPVVLAHGMLGFDSILGIDYWYGIPSALRSDGAKVYITEVSQLDTSEARGEQLLAQVEEIVAISGQPKVNLIGHSHGGPTIRYVAAVRPELIASATSVGAPHKGSATADFIRQVPPGSAGETLLSGIVNGLGGLINFLSASSSTTPQNALGTLESLNSAGAAVFNAKFPQGIPTTACGEGAYSVNGVRYYSWGGTSPLTNILDPSDILLGATSLTFNGAANDGLVGRCSSHLGQVIRDDYRMNHLDEVNQAFGLTSLFETDPTTVYRQQANRLKNVGL, encoded by the coding sequence ATGAACAACAATAAAACCCTGCTCGCCCTCTGCCTCGCTTCTGGCTTGCTCATCTCAAGCCAAGCCGATGCAGGCTTGTTCGGCTCATCCGGCTATACCCAAACCAAGTACCCGGTGGTGCTCGCCCACGGCATGCTGGGTTTTGACAGCATCCTCGGCATCGATTACTGGTACGGCATCCCCTCAGCACTGCGCAGCGATGGCGCCAAGGTCTACATCACCGAAGTCAGCCAACTCGACACCTCCGAAGCACGCGGCGAACAACTGCTCGCCCAGGTGGAAGAAATCGTCGCGATCAGTGGCCAGCCCAAGGTCAATCTGATTGGCCATAGCCACGGTGGCCCAACCATCCGCTATGTCGCCGCTGTGCGTCCCGAACTGATCGCCTCCGCGACCAGTGTCGGCGCGCCGCACAAAGGCTCGGCCACCGCCGACTTCATTCGCCAGGTCCCGCCCGGCTCGGCGGGTGAAACCCTGTTGAGCGGGATCGTCAACGGCCTCGGCGGGCTGATCAATTTCTTGTCCGCCAGCTCCAGCACCACACCGCAAAATGCGCTGGGCACGCTGGAGTCACTGAACAGCGCTGGCGCCGCCGTGTTCAACGCCAAGTTCCCGCAAGGCATCCCCACGACTGCCTGCGGCGAGGGTGCTTACAGCGTCAATGGCGTGCGTTATTACTCCTGGGGCGGCACCAGCCCGCTGACCAACATCCTGGACCCCAGCGACATTCTGCTCGGCGCCACGTCGCTGACATTCAACGGTGCCGCCAACGACGGCCTGGTCGGCCGCTGCAGCTCGCACCTGGGCCAGGTGATCCGCGATGACTATCGGATGAACCACCTCGATGAGGTTAACCAGGCCTTTGGACTGACCAGCCTATTCGAAACCGATCCCACCACGGTTTACCGCCAGCAGGCTAACCGCCTGAAAAACGTCGGGCTGTAA
- the thpR gene encoding RNA 2',3'-cyclic phosphodiesterase has protein sequence MSTPPLHLFFALACPPDLARNITAWRDDLQLDGRPVAASNLHLTLAFLGSQPRGRLGDLKALAAGLQAPAFNLQLDSLCRWRNGLLYLAPSQPPAALLALAQRLRDDLLSAGFSLESRPFHVHLTLTRRCPLFPADANPSFDWPVSEFALFASENTARGTHYRLLERWQLHPNGSAVVSPRNSRSSLQGP, from the coding sequence ATGAGCACACCACCTCTGCACTTATTCTTTGCCCTAGCCTGCCCGCCCGATCTGGCCCGAAACATCACCGCCTGGCGTGACGATCTGCAACTGGACGGCCGTCCGGTTGCCGCGAGCAATCTACATCTGACCCTGGCCTTTCTCGGCAGCCAGCCACGTGGACGTTTGGGCGATCTGAAAGCGCTTGCTGCCGGTCTGCAGGCGCCGGCCTTTAATCTGCAGTTGGACTCGCTGTGCCGCTGGCGCAATGGCCTGCTCTATCTCGCCCCCAGCCAGCCGCCAGCGGCACTGCTGGCTTTGGCCCAGCGGCTGCGCGACGATTTGCTCAGCGCGGGTTTCAGCCTGGAAAGCCGCCCCTTCCACGTTCACCTGACCTTGACTCGCCGCTGCCCTCTGTTTCCGGCCGATGCCAACCCATCCTTCGATTGGCCAGTAAGCGAGTTCGCCTTGTTCGCCTCGGAAAACACTGCCCGTGGCACGCACTATCGGCTACTAGAACGCTGGCAATTACACCCAAACGGCAGCGCTGTCGTTTCACCGCGTAACAGCAGAAGCTCCTTGCAGGGCCCCTGA
- a CDS encoding transglutaminase TgpA family protein, translating into MSAAQPIPRVSLTWLLVAQALVIIPHLTHLPLWIVGLWLGCAAWRIQIFRMRAGYPNAWAKVGLAVGAGCGVLLSRGSLIGLDAGVVLLIAAFILKLVEMRTRRDALVLILLGFFAVVTAYLFDDSMLAALFSLLPVTALLAALIGLQQSTFAMRPWPTLRLAGGLLLQALPLMLLLFVFFPRLGPLWSLPGPSEQGVSGLSDSMAPADIAELSRSAELAFRASFDGSAPPRNQLYWRALTLERFDGRRWSQSVGAQSASQPAWEKRGEPLSYSIIMQPSARSWLFSLDVATTDLAQTRQMSDFRLERQQPVEQALLYRVTSWPLALREPVASATVLLRALQLPEQGDPRSRAWALELKRQYPQPQALVQALLRHFNREPYAYTLRPPPVGVDSIDEFLFRTRSGFCAHFAGAMTFVLRAAGIPARVVAGYQGGELSATGNYVQVRQFDAHAWVEYWRPEQGWVSVDPTFQVAPERIEQGLEQAIAGEQSFLEGSPLSLLRYRNISWLNQLRMGWDNLNYGWQRWVLGYQGEQQLQLLQRWFGRLDARDLVIALVGGGGLLLGLLALVLFKPWRHERDLQQRLYQHFERLLSRHGLQRAAGEGARAFAERAGQALPAQAEPIRAFAAAFEAQRYAGRDAAPAELRQRLVQLRRALPWRRTRVER; encoded by the coding sequence ATGAGTGCAGCCCAGCCGATTCCACGGGTCAGCCTGACCTGGCTATTGGTGGCCCAGGCGTTGGTGATCATTCCGCACCTGACGCATTTGCCACTGTGGATCGTCGGTTTGTGGCTTGGGTGCGCGGCCTGGCGCATCCAGATCTTCCGCATGCGCGCGGGTTACCCGAACGCTTGGGCCAAGGTGGGGCTGGCGGTGGGTGCCGGCTGCGGGGTGTTGCTCTCGCGCGGCAGTTTGATTGGTTTGGACGCTGGGGTGGTGCTGTTGATTGCCGCCTTCATTCTCAAACTGGTGGAAATGCGCACGCGCCGCGATGCTTTAGTGCTGATCCTGCTCGGTTTTTTCGCGGTGGTTACCGCCTACTTATTCGATGACAGCATGCTCGCCGCTCTGTTCAGCCTGCTGCCGGTCACTGCTCTGCTGGCGGCGCTGATCGGCTTGCAACAAAGCACGTTCGCCATGCGCCCTTGGCCGACCTTGCGCCTGGCGGGCGGCTTGCTCCTGCAAGCACTGCCGTTGATGTTGCTGCTCTTTGTGTTCTTCCCACGACTGGGGCCACTGTGGTCGCTGCCGGGACCGAGCGAGCAGGGCGTTAGCGGGCTTTCCGACAGCATGGCGCCGGCGGATATTGCCGAGCTGAGCCGTTCCGCCGAGTTGGCTTTTCGCGCCAGCTTTGACGGCTCGGCGCCGCCGCGCAACCAGCTGTACTGGCGCGCCCTGACCCTGGAGCGCTTCGATGGTCGGCGCTGGTCGCAGTCCGTCGGCGCGCAATCAGCCTCTCAACCCGCCTGGGAAAAGCGCGGTGAGCCGCTGAGTTACAGCATCATCATGCAGCCCAGCGCGCGGTCCTGGTTGTTTAGCCTCGATGTGGCGACGACGGATTTAGCCCAGACCCGGCAGATGAGCGATTTCCGCCTGGAGCGGCAACAGCCGGTTGAGCAAGCGTTACTCTATCGGGTGACTTCCTGGCCGCTGGCCTTGCGCGAGCCCGTAGCCTCCGCCACTGTTTTGCTCCGCGCCTTGCAGTTACCGGAGCAGGGTGACCCACGTAGCCGGGCATGGGCGCTGGAGCTGAAGCGCCAATACCCGCAGCCGCAGGCGTTGGTGCAGGCACTGCTGAGGCATTTCAACCGTGAGCCCTACGCTTACACCCTTCGGCCACCGCCGGTTGGGGTTGATAGTATCGATGAGTTCCTGTTTCGCACTCGCAGTGGTTTCTGCGCGCATTTCGCCGGGGCCATGACCTTCGTCCTGCGCGCGGCCGGCATACCTGCACGGGTGGTGGCGGGTTATCAGGGCGGTGAGCTGAGTGCTACGGGCAATTACGTGCAGGTGCGGCAATTCGATGCCCATGCCTGGGTCGAATACTGGCGGCCGGAACAGGGTTGGGTCAGTGTCGATCCGACGTTTCAGGTGGCGCCGGAGCGGATCGAACAGGGGCTGGAGCAAGCCATTGCCGGGGAGCAGAGTTTTCTCGAAGGCTCGCCGTTGTCGCTGCTGCGTTATCGCAATATCAGTTGGCTGAACCAGCTACGAATGGGTTGGGATAACCTCAATTACGGCTGGCAGCGCTGGGTGTTGGGCTATCAGGGCGAGCAGCAGTTGCAGTTGTTGCAGCGCTGGTTTGGCCGTTTGGATGCGCGCGACCTGGTGATCGCGCTGGTGGGCGGTGGTGGGTTGTTGCTGGGGTTGCTTGCGCTAGTGCTGTTCAAACCCTGGCGTCATGAGCGGGATCTGCAGCAGCGTCTGTATCAGCACTTTGAGCGGTTGCTCTCGCGGCATGGCTTGCAGCGCGCTGCGGGCGAGGGCGCACGGGCCTTTGCCGAGCGCGCTGGGCAAGCGTTACCGGCGCAGGCCGAGCCTATTCGTGCGTTCGCCGCCGCTTTCGAGGCACAGCGCTATGCCGGCCGGGATGCAGCGCCGGCCGAACTGCGCCAACGACTGGTGCAACTGCGGCGTGCCTTGCCTTGGCGCCGGACTCGCGTCGAGCGCTGA
- a CDS encoding Mpo1-like protein, translating to MGRHRPNLLTWQWRGYAATHRNPINLIVHLIAVPLFVLASLVLLSALFQLSVLPLILGVIGLLAALALQAHGHRLESKPQEPFSDTTDAVQRLLLEQFFTFPRFVLNGGWWRAWKTRQRR from the coding sequence ATGGGCAGACACCGCCCTAACCTGCTGACCTGGCAATGGCGCGGCTACGCCGCCACCCACCGCAATCCGATCAACTTGATCGTGCACCTGATCGCCGTGCCGCTGTTTGTCCTGGCCAGCCTGGTGCTGCTGTCCGCCCTGTTCCAGCTCAGCGTACTGCCGCTGATCCTGGGCGTGATCGGCCTGCTCGCCGCCCTCGCACTGCAGGCCCATGGCCACCGCCTGGAGAGCAAGCCCCAGGAGCCGTTCAGCGACACGACCGATGCCGTACAGCGGCTGTTGCTCGAGCAGTTCTTCACCTTCCCGCGCTTTGTCCTCAACGGCGGCTGGTGGCGGGCCTGGAAAACCCGTCAGCGGCGTTAA
- a CDS encoding TatD family hydrolase, which yields MQLIDIGVNLTHASFAQKHEAVLARAYAAGVTQLVLTGTSLEGSEQALALCRQEDETGTRLFCTAGIHPHDASSWNSASASQLSTLLKEQEVRAVGECGLDFNRDFSPRPQQEKALEEQLALAVELQLPVFLHEREADQRLLEILRDYRDRLPAAVVHCFTGEKRALFNYLDLDLHIGITGWICDERRGTHLHPLMREIPTGRLMLESDAPFLLPRSLRPKPKNGRNEPAFLLEVLHEIARHRGESPEQLAEHTTACSRAFFALPEIANA from the coding sequence ATGCAACTCATCGACATCGGCGTCAATCTGACCCACGCCAGCTTTGCGCAGAAGCATGAAGCAGTCCTCGCTCGCGCCTACGCAGCAGGCGTTACTCAGTTGGTGCTGACTGGCACCAGCCTGGAAGGCAGCGAACAGGCGCTTGCGCTCTGCCGCCAAGAGGATGAAACCGGCACTCGGCTGTTCTGCACCGCCGGTATTCATCCGCATGACGCCAGCAGTTGGAACAGCGCTAGCGCGAGCCAGTTGAGCACCTTGCTGAAGGAGCAAGAAGTGCGTGCCGTCGGCGAATGCGGGCTGGACTTCAATCGCGATTTCTCGCCACGCCCGCAACAGGAAAAAGCCCTGGAAGAACAACTGGCGCTGGCCGTGGAACTGCAGCTCCCGGTGTTCCTGCACGAACGCGAGGCCGACCAGCGCCTGCTAGAAATTCTGCGCGACTACCGTGATCGTCTACCGGCTGCGGTGGTGCATTGTTTTACCGGCGAGAAACGTGCGCTGTTCAACTATCTCGATTTGGATCTGCATATCGGCATTACCGGCTGGATCTGCGATGAGCGCCGAGGCACTCATCTGCACCCATTGATGCGGGAAATTCCCACGGGGCGACTGATGTTGGAAAGCGATGCACCCTTCCTGCTACCCCGCAGCCTGCGCCCGAAACCGAAGAATGGGCGCAACGAGCCGGCCTTTCTGCTAGAGGTGCTGCACGAAATTGCCCGCCACCGCGGGGAAAGCCCAGAACAGTTGGCCGAGCACACCACCGCTTGCTCCCGCGCCTTCTTCGCCCTACCAGAGATCGCCAACGCCTAG
- a CDS encoding lipase secretion chaperone codes for MKKLLLLLPVAFTACVALMLYLQPRDIPAKVALTPAPADTAEPSNTHASTAPSNVPAARLPATLQPLPPSFSGTQVDGSFHLDAAGNLLLSEDIRRIFDYFLSSIGEESLHISVKRLQDYIASQLEQPAESQALALLDQYLNYKRELALLERDMPQLSSLDAIRQREAAVQGLRARLFSPEAHQAFFAQEEAYNQFSLQRLAISRDDSLDAAAKGAALDRLRESLPPELQDSVLPQLQNELHTQTAQLQAQGASVEQIRALRQQLVGAEATARLEALDQQRAGWNQRVASYSAAKAKIQAQQGLSPADKTNAITQLAEEQFNEHERLRLDAAIQLAARSQGKP; via the coding sequence GTGAAGAAACTCTTGCTGCTTCTGCCTGTTGCGTTTACTGCCTGTGTGGCGCTGATGCTCTACCTGCAACCGCGCGATATACCGGCCAAGGTAGCCCTGACACCAGCGCCGGCCGATACGGCCGAGCCGTCTAACACTCATGCTTCGACTGCGCCCAGCAACGTGCCAGCAGCACGTTTGCCGGCCACGCTACAACCGCTCCCACCCTCCTTCAGTGGCACGCAGGTCGACGGTAGCTTTCATCTCGACGCAGCCGGCAACCTGCTGCTCAGCGAGGACATCCGGCGGATCTTCGATTACTTTTTGAGCTCGATTGGCGAGGAGTCATTGCACATCAGCGTCAAGCGGCTGCAAGACTACATAGCCAGCCAGCTCGAGCAGCCAGCCGAAAGCCAGGCCCTGGCCCTGCTCGATCAGTACCTGAACTACAAACGTGAACTGGCACTGCTGGAGCGCGACATGCCACAGCTGAGCAGCCTGGACGCGATCCGTCAGCGCGAAGCCGCGGTCCAGGGACTACGGGCGCGACTGTTTAGCCCTGAGGCGCATCAGGCGTTTTTCGCCCAAGAAGAGGCCTACAACCAGTTCAGCCTGCAACGCCTGGCCATCAGCCGCGACGACAGCCTGGATGCCGCCGCCAAAGGAGCCGCGCTGGATCGTCTGCGCGAAAGCCTGCCACCGGAGTTGCAGGACAGCGTACTGCCACAATTGCAAAACGAGTTGCACACGCAGACCGCGCAACTGCAAGCACAAGGTGCCAGCGTCGAGCAGATCCGCGCGCTGCGCCAACAATTGGTAGGCGCTGAGGCCACCGCTCGACTGGAAGCGCTGGATCAGCAGCGTGCTGGTTGGAATCAGCGCGTGGCGAGCTACAGCGCCGCGAAAGCCAAGATCCAAGCCCAGCAAGGGCTGAGCCCTGCGGATAAAACCAACGCTATCACCCAACTGGCTGAAGAGCAGTTCAACGAGCATGAACGCCTGCGCCTGGATGCTGCCATACAGCTCGCTGCTCGTAGCCAGGGCAAACCCTAA
- the greB gene encoding transcription elongation factor GreB has protein sequence MSRYRPPRSAGTPLITPEGEARMRAELHELWHVRRPQVTQAVSEAAALGDRSENAEYIYGKKMLREIDSRVRFLSKRLENLKVVSEHPSDPNKVYFGAWVTIEDEGGQQACYRIVGPDELDLKQHLISIDSPLARALIGKALDAEVRVQAPTGEKTCYIVEIQYR, from the coding sequence ATGAGCCGCTACCGCCCACCGCGTTCCGCTGGTACCCCGCTGATCACCCCCGAAGGCGAAGCACGAATGCGCGCCGAACTGCACGAACTGTGGCATGTACGCCGACCACAGGTCACCCAGGCCGTTAGCGAGGCCGCCGCGCTGGGTGATCGTTCGGAGAACGCCGAGTACATTTACGGCAAAAAAATGCTGCGAGAGATCGATAGTCGCGTGCGTTTTCTCAGCAAGCGGCTGGAAAACCTCAAGGTGGTCAGCGAGCACCCGTCCGATCCGAATAAGGTCTATTTCGGCGCCTGGGTCACGATTGAAGATGAAGGAGGTCAGCAGGCGTGCTACCGCATCGTTGGCCCGGACGAGTTGGACCTTAAGCAACACCTGATTAGCATCGACTCACCGCTGGCGCGCGCACTGATCGGCAAAGCGCTGGATGCCGAGGTGCGAGTTCAGGCGCCGACCGGCGAGAAAACTTGCTACATCGTCGAGATCCAATACCGCTAA
- a CDS encoding transglycosylase SLT domain-containing protein: MTRPLLLLFCLLALLPLPAAARLAGPPEGWQHPSDARDLGQIRSSGVLRVLVNQSRNSSGEVKGQAIGVEYHRLRAFEQYLNRNAGNGRSLTLKIIPKAKDQLLGALQRGEGDLVVPGELLSARSGQDVSPSVAIRSDVPLVLVGRQGGRRYQRLEQLAGRSLALPAGSAAAEALRAVNQKLAQRKLPPILVEWVDPSLAVEDVLEMVQAGIFTLTAVEQPIAERWVKVMPKLRIERHLMLTNEGDINWFVRRDTPMLRASIDRFLKTYHNPTDQDAVFQRVYRRLYQVHYPLARADRQRLEKVRPVLQRYAEQQDFDWLALAALAYKESTMNPGARGAGGATGLMQITPAAARSVGVSNVQALDGNVQASAKYLAMLRRNFFNSAQINERERMAFTLAAYNLGPQRVQGFRAEARRRGLNPNQWFFQVERIAMEQVGMGVVSYVNAVNKYYLAYDRERYRLEPQGRVASLRK, encoded by the coding sequence ATGACGCGACCGCTGTTGCTTCTGTTCTGCCTGCTGGCGCTGCTGCCGTTACCGGCGGCTGCGCGCTTGGCTGGACCACCGGAAGGCTGGCAGCACCCAAGTGATGCCCGCGACCTGGGGCAGATTCGCAGTAGCGGGGTATTGCGCGTATTGGTCAACCAGAGCCGCAATAGCTCTGGCGAGGTCAAGGGGCAGGCGATTGGCGTCGAATATCACCGCTTGCGTGCTTTCGAGCAGTACCTCAATCGCAACGCGGGTAATGGCCGCAGCCTGACCCTGAAGATTATCCCGAAAGCCAAAGATCAGTTGCTTGGCGCTCTGCAGCGTGGCGAAGGCGATCTGGTTGTCCCTGGCGAGTTGCTGAGCGCTCGTAGCGGGCAGGATGTCAGCCCGAGCGTGGCGATTCGCAGTGATGTGCCGTTGGTCTTGGTCGGCCGTCAGGGCGGTCGGCGTTACCAGCGCTTGGAGCAGTTGGCGGGCCGCAGCTTGGCCTTGCCGGCGGGTAGCGCTGCCGCCGAGGCACTGCGCGCGGTTAACCAGAAGCTGGCGCAACGTAAACTGCCGCCCATCCTGGTCGAGTGGGTTGACCCCAGCCTGGCGGTAGAAGACGTGCTGGAGATGGTGCAGGCCGGCATCTTTACCCTGACTGCGGTCGAGCAGCCGATTGCCGAACGTTGGGTTAAGGTCATGCCGAAACTGCGCATTGAGCGTCATCTGATGCTGACTAACGAGGGCGATATCAACTGGTTCGTGCGCCGCGATACGCCAATGCTGCGCGCCAGCATCGACCGTTTTCTCAAGACCTATCACAACCCGACGGATCAAGACGCGGTGTTTCAGCGCGTCTATCGCCGCCTGTACCAGGTGCATTATCCGCTGGCGCGGGCTGATCGACAGCGTCTGGAGAAAGTCCGCCCGGTGTTGCAGCGTTATGCCGAGCAGCAGGACTTCGATTGGCTAGCGCTGGCTGCGCTGGCCTACAAAGAGTCGACGATGAACCCGGGGGCGCGTGGCGCTGGTGGGGCGACCGGGCTGATGCAAATCACCCCCGCGGCAGCGCGTAGCGTCGGGGTCAGTAATGTGCAGGCGCTGGACGGCAATGTGCAGGCTAGCGCCAAGTACTTGGCCATGTTGCGCCGCAACTTTTTCAACAGCGCCCAGATCAACGAGCGTGAGCGCATGGCCTTTACCCTGGCCGCTTACAACCTGGGGCCGCAGCGCGTGCAAGGCTTTCGTGCGGAGGCGCGCCGCCGGGGTCTGAACCCTAATCAGTGGTTCTTCCAGGTCGAGCGTATTGCCATGGAGCAGGTGGGGATGGGCGTCGTCAGTTATGTCAACGCGGTCAACAAGTACTACCTGGCCTATGACCGTGAGCGTTATCGACTGGAGCCGCAGGGTCGGGTAGCGAGTTTGCGAAAGTGA
- a CDS encoding acyl-CoA thioesterase → MIFSELLKAVRANPQSVVVPSQWGQGRAVFGGVAAVLVYEAMRAQVPTGRPVRSLAISFVGPLAVDTPVSFEVEVLREGKAVSQVLGRAVQNGQVVTLVQGSFGASRDSAIDVVAEPAPLIKPVEECQELPYIEGVTPEFTRYLAMRWGIGGMPFTNNPAREMGGWVRLRGETEAEVVDAAHLLALVDAWPPAVLSHLRAPAPGSSLTWTIEFVQPTPKMITFDWCLYRAQIEHARDGYGHIAAGLWTPDGELIALSRQTVSVFG, encoded by the coding sequence ATGATCTTTTCCGAGTTGCTTAAAGCCGTTCGCGCCAATCCCCAGTCCGTCGTGGTGCCGAGTCAGTGGGGCCAGGGCCGCGCAGTTTTTGGTGGGGTGGCGGCGGTGCTGGTGTACGAAGCCATGCGTGCGCAAGTGCCGACAGGGCGCCCAGTCCGTTCGTTGGCGATCTCCTTTGTGGGACCGTTAGCCGTCGATACGCCGGTGAGCTTCGAGGTGGAGGTGCTGCGCGAGGGTAAGGCGGTCAGTCAGGTGCTCGGTCGTGCCGTGCAGAACGGCCAAGTCGTGACCTTGGTGCAGGGCAGCTTCGGTGCCTCCCGCGATTCGGCAATCGACGTCGTAGCCGAACCCGCACCGCTGATCAAACCCGTCGAGGAATGCCAGGAACTGCCCTATATCGAAGGCGTGACCCCGGAGTTCACCCGTTACCTGGCGATGCGCTGGGGGATCGGCGGCATGCCGTTCACCAATAACCCGGCGCGGGAAATGGGCGGGTGGGTGCGGTTACGCGGCGAGACCGAAGCCGAGGTGGTCGACGCGGCTCATCTTCTGGCGTTGGTCGATGCCTGGCCGCCCGCAGTACTGTCACATTTGCGCGCCCCGGCGCCTGGGAGTTCGCTGACCTGGACCATTGAGTTCGTGCAGCCGACGCCGAAAATGATCACCTTCGATTGGTGCCTGTACCGCGCGCAGATCGAGCATGCCCGTGATGGCTACGGCCATATCGCCGCCGGGCTGTGGACGCCGGATGGCGAGCTGATCGCGCTGAGTAGGCAGACCGTATCGGTGTTCGGCTGA